In Synergistaceae bacterium, a single genomic region encodes these proteins:
- a CDS encoding zinc ribbon domain-containing protein, which translates to MNIKISFKYPLFAKGGLLIKNCKKCSAEVSESAKFCSNCGYSFCENPEVVSPSEKKEWFFLKYWRGNYTLGESIAVYIIINIISNRLLRIILNYMDNNLEPSSYITWIVVLPFLLLNLFQVVGCWRSANKYRGKQIYRYLVYIFIVLSNLGRLGF; encoded by the coding sequence ATAAATATTAAAATTAGCTTTAAATATCCGCTATTTGCCAAGGGGGGACTCCTAATAAAAAATTGTAAAAAATGCTCTGCAGAAGTATCAGAGTCAGCAAAATTTTGTTCAAACTGCGGATACAGCTTTTGTGAAAATCCCGAAGTAGTTTCCCCTTCGGAAAAAAAGGAATGGTTTTTTCTTAAATATTGGAGAGGCAACTATACACTGGGTGAGTCTATCGCTGTATATATAATTATAAATATAATTTCAAACAGGCTTCTTCGAATTATTTTAAATTATATGGACAATAATCTTGAGCCAAGCAGCTATATAACTTGGATAGTCGTTCTTCCTTTCTTGCTGCTAAATCTGTTTCAAGTCGTTGGGTGCTGGCGGTCGGCGAATAAGTATCGCGGCAAACAAATATATAGATACCTCGTTTATATTTTCATTGTGCTGAGCAATTTGGGCAGACTGGGATTTTAG
- a CDS encoding PLP-dependent aminotransferase family protein, which yields MTYDFAFIDVASLDALWKQIYQAISEGIERGVLSPSEKLPSIRELSKTLNISRSPVENAYIHLQLNGLIESRPKKGYFVLKNIKREKTVAGKKESEIKKEIIYDLSGVGIDPNSVDISSWSRQLRSALKMQDKIFSEGDPQGEPELREALAKYCFKARKVKTSPERIIVSSGTQQLLTELCRMMERKGKVAIESPGYSQGERIFRDFGWDVVSIGDVEELPGIKLKEGKYDIFADITSNRPQMPLSSVVKRRKELLSWVSQKSSYILEDDYNGELRYFSRSFPSLQGFYPERVIYIGSFSRLLLPSVRIAYMVVPEDLAENTKIKSSLYDQTASKIEQLALAGYINEGHMERHIRRMKNIYQKQSKEMMEALKERFNERANYKLLETSLLISIIFKSNTNIELLKKAALTRGIEINNLFYDKKGNVVANLSFSSIPFDKIKAAVRELSDSWRDLIL from the coding sequence ATGACATATGATTTTGCATTTATAGATGTTGCTTCGCTAGATGCCCTATGGAAGCAGATATATCAGGCTATAAGCGAAGGAATAGAAAGGGGCGTTCTTTCTCCTTCAGAAAAGCTCCCCTCTATCAGGGAGCTGTCTAAAACTTTGAACATAAGCCGTTCCCCTGTTGAAAACGCCTATATACATTTGCAGCTTAACGGACTAATAGAGAGTCGACCCAAAAAAGGATATTTCGTCCTTAAAAATATAAAAAGAGAAAAAACGGTAGCAGGTAAAAAAGAGTCTGAGATAAAAAAAGAAATAATTTATGATCTCAGCGGTGTTGGTATAGACCCAAATTCCGTTGATATCTCTTCGTGGAGTAGGCAGCTTCGTTCGGCGCTGAAGATGCAGGATAAGATATTTTCTGAGGGAGATCCACAGGGGGAGCCGGAGTTGAGGGAAGCTCTGGCAAAATATTGCTTTAAAGCGCGTAAGGTAAAAACGTCTCCTGAGCGTATTATCGTATCTTCCGGAACACAGCAACTTCTAACAGAGCTGTGCAGAATGATGGAGAGAAAAGGGAAAGTCGCAATAGAAAGTCCGGGATATAGTCAAGGCGAACGAATTTTTCGAGATTTTGGATGGGACGTTGTATCGATAGGCGATGTCGAAGAGCTTCCGGGTATCAAGCTGAAAGAAGGCAAATATGACATATTTGCGGATATCACTTCAAACAGGCCTCAAATGCCTCTGTCCTCAGTTGTAAAAAGAAGAAAAGAGCTTCTGAGCTGGGTTTCGCAGAAGAGCTCATACATATTAGAAGACGACTATAATGGAGAGCTTCGCTATTTTTCTCGTTCCTTCCCATCTCTGCAAGGCTTTTATCCGGAGAGAGTGATATATATAGGCAGTTTTTCCAGGCTTCTTCTTCCATCTGTTCGAATTGCCTACATGGTTGTGCCAGAGGATCTTGCGGAGAATACAAAAATTAAGAGTTCTCTCTATGATCAAACGGCCAGTAAAATAGAGCAGTTGGCATTAGCCGGATACATTAATGAAGGGCATATGGAGCGCCACATCAGACGGATGAAAAACATATATCAGAAACAAAGTAAAGAAATGATGGAAGCTTTGAAGGAAAGATTTAATGAAAGAGCCAACTACAAACTTCTAGAAACATCTCTTCTGATCTCAATTATATTTAAGTCGAATACAAATATAGAACTCCTTAAAAAGGCAGCTCTCACGCGGGGCATTGAGATAAACAATCTTTTTTACGACAAAAAGGGAAACGTCGTTGCAAATCTCTCTTTTTCTTCAATTCCATTTGATAAGATTAAAGCTGCTGTTAGAGAGCTTTCTGATTCTTGGAGGGATTTAATTTTATAG
- a CDS encoding aldehyde dehydrogenase family protein, giving the protein MPKVKLQKEYGLFIDGEWRKASDGGTFKTTCPANGELLATCAEATQQDVDDAVKAAWKAWESWGKTETEERAEILMKIADVIDENAEHLAMIETLDNGKPIREMMAIDIPYSSDHFRYFAAAIRTDEGSATMLNNNTLSLILREPIGVVGQIVPWNFPFLMAAWKLAPVLAAGDCTVFKPSSFTPLSVLELARLTKDIIPAGVFNVITGKGSKSGQYIIDHPDLSKLAFTGSTDVGLSVGKAAADKLIPATLELGGKSANIYFPDCQWDMAIDGLQLGILFNQGQVCCAGSRVFVHEDIYDDFVKDAVDAFEKVKVGMPWEKDTQMGSQINESQMKKILADIDSAVKAGANIAAGGYQVLDGDLAKGSFLEPTLLTNVTNDMEVAQEEIFGPVAVIIKFKTEEEVIKMANDNKYGLGGAVWTRDINRAIRVARAIETGRMWVNTYNSIPAGAPFGGYKVSGIGRETHKTVLDHYTQTKNIMINLSESPSGFYDDLKKNK; this is encoded by the coding sequence ATGCCAAAAGTTAAGTTGCAGAAGGAGTATGGGCTTTTTATTGATGGAGAGTGGAGAAAGGCCTCTGACGGAGGAACTTTTAAAACTACCTGTCCGGCTAATGGCGAACTGCTTGCTACGTGCGCGGAAGCGACTCAGCAGGATGTAGACGATGCCGTAAAAGCTGCCTGGAAAGCTTGGGAAAGTTGGGGAAAAACAGAGACTGAAGAGCGTGCCGAGATTCTCATGAAGATAGCGGACGTTATAGACGAAAATGCCGAACATCTGGCAATGATTGAAACTCTGGACAATGGCAAGCCGATACGTGAAATGATGGCAATAGATATTCCTTACAGTTCGGACCATTTCCGCTATTTCGCCGCTGCCATTCGTACAGATGAAGGATCGGCTACCATGCTCAACAACAATACTCTTTCCCTTATTCTTAGGGAGCCAATAGGAGTAGTAGGTCAGATTGTTCCTTGGAACTTCCCCTTTCTCATGGCAGCTTGGAAATTAGCACCTGTTCTGGCCGCCGGAGATTGCACCGTATTTAAACCATCAAGCTTTACACCTCTCTCTGTTTTGGAGCTTGCTCGACTCACAAAAGATATAATCCCGGCCGGAGTTTTCAACGTAATCACCGGTAAGGGCTCCAAATCAGGACAGTACATAATAGATCATCCCGACTTAAGCAAACTCGCCTTCACAGGCTCTACTGACGTCGGCCTTTCTGTCGGCAAAGCTGCCGCAGACAAGCTTATTCCCGCAACTCTTGAACTGGGAGGAAAGTCTGCAAACATCTACTTCCCCGACTGCCAGTGGGATATGGCAATAGACGGCTTACAGCTGGGAATTCTGTTTAATCAGGGACAGGTCTGCTGTGCCGGCTCAAGGGTGTTTGTACATGAAGATATTTATGACGATTTTGTTAAAGACGCAGTTGACGCTTTTGAAAAAGTAAAAGTTGGAATGCCATGGGAAAAAGATACTCAAATGGGTTCACAGATAAATGAATCACAGATGAAGAAGATTTTGGCAGATATAGATTCTGCGGTAAAAGCAGGAGCAAATATAGCAGCGGGCGGGTACCAAGTCTTAGACGGCGACCTTGCAAAAGGAAGTTTCTTGGAGCCGACACTTCTTACAAATGTCACAAATGATATGGAAGTTGCACAGGAAGAAATATTTGGTCCTGTAGCGGTAATCATTAAATTTAAAACAGAAGAAGAAGTAATAAAGATGGCCAACGATAATAAATATGGACTTGGCGGAGCCGTTTGGACTCGCGACATAAATCGTGCAATAAGAGTCGCTCGTGCCATAGAAACCGGGCGCATGTGGGTCAATACATACAACAGCATTCCGGCAGGCGCCCCATTCGGCGGCTATAAAGTTTCAGGAATAGGCAGAGAAACTCACAAGACCGTGTTGGATCACTATACTCAGACGAAAAACATCATGATAAATCTAAGTGAAAGTCCAAGTGGATTTTACGATGATCTAAAAAAGAACAAATAG
- the pdxS gene encoding pyridoxal 5'-phosphate synthase lyase subunit PdxS translates to MLKNESFNLNKEFARKLLGGVIMDVTTPEQAKIAEEAGACAVMALERIPADIRVAGGVSRMSDPKMIKSIQASVSIPVMAKCRIGHFVEAQILEAIGIDFIDESEVLSPADDVYHIDKANFEAPFVCGARNLGEALRRISEGACMIRTKGEPGTGDIIHAVQHMRAVNAEIARVVSLREDELYEAAKQLQVDYTLLKQVHLERKLPVVNFAAGGVATPADAALMMQLGAEGVFVGSGIFKSGDPKKRATAIVKAVKNYDNPKILAEISEDLGEAMVGINESEIELLMAERGK, encoded by the coding sequence ATGCTTAAAAATGAAAGTTTTAATCTAAATAAAGAGTTTGCAAGAAAGTTGCTAGGCGGAGTAATAATGGATGTAACTACTCCGGAACAGGCAAAAATCGCTGAAGAGGCTGGCGCTTGTGCGGTCATGGCACTGGAGAGAATTCCGGCGGATATCAGAGTGGCTGGCGGAGTTTCGAGAATGAGCGATCCAAAAATGATAAAAAGCATACAAGCTTCTGTCTCGATACCCGTTATGGCAAAGTGCAGAATTGGACATTTTGTGGAAGCACAAATTCTCGAAGCTATTGGGATTGATTTTATAGATGAAAGCGAAGTGCTCAGCCCGGCTGATGATGTCTATCATATCGACAAGGCAAACTTCGAAGCCCCCTTTGTCTGTGGAGCGAGAAACCTTGGTGAAGCTCTTCGTCGTATCTCAGAAGGAGCCTGCATGATAAGAACAAAGGGCGAACCGGGCACAGGCGACATCATACACGCAGTTCAGCATATGAGAGCTGTTAATGCTGAGATAGCAAGAGTTGTTTCTTTAAGAGAGGATGAACTGTATGAAGCGGCTAAACAGCTGCAAGTTGACTACACTCTGTTAAAGCAGGTTCATTTAGAGAGAAAGCTTCCCGTTGTAAATTTTGCGGCAGGTGGAGTTGCAACTCCTGCTGATGCGGCATTAATGATGCAGCTCGGTGCTGAAGGAGTTTTCGTCGGCAGCGGCATATTCAAGTCTGGCGACCCTAAGAAAAGAGCTACAGCAATTGTTAAAGCGGTGAAAAATTATGATAATCCCAAAATTCTTGCAGAAATATCCGAAGATTTGGGAGAAGCCATGGTTGGAATAAATGAGAGTGAGATAGAGCTGCTTATGGCAGAAAGAGGAAAATAA
- a CDS encoding ferritin: MAYSEPYDKMDRKTLDISKAITSLREELEAVDWYNQRVATATNEELKRIMEHNRDEEKEHAAMLIEWLRRNMDVWDEELRENLFTNKPLGKHN, encoded by the coding sequence ATGGCATATTCAGAACCTTATGACAAGATGGATAGGAAAACTCTTGATATCTCAAAAGCGATAACAAGCCTCAGAGAAGAGCTTGAAGCCGTAGATTGGTACAATCAGAGAGTAGCAACAGCGACAAATGAAGAACTCAAACGCATCATGGAGCACAACAGAGATGAAGAAAAAGAGCATGCTGCAATGCTTATCGAATGGCTCCGGAGAAACATGGATGTGTGGGATGAGGAACTCAGAGAAAACCTCTTTACAAACAAACCGCTAGGCAAACATAATTAA